A stretch of Longimicrobium sp. DNA encodes these proteins:
- a CDS encoding methylated-DNA--[protein]-cysteine S-methyltransferase, producing the protein MPVSDYDRIAQAIRFIEQNHLRQPTLDEVARSVFLSEFHFQRLFRRWVGISPKRFLQFLTIEHAKRRLDECRSVLDATYDAGLSSPGRLHDLFVTLEAVTPGEYKQKGAGLRISYGFHETPFGTALLGATARGLCSLAFVDEGGEGEAIDGLRERWELADLDEDARVTAPLAARIFAPGERDERPIPLFVQGTNHQVRVWEALLRVPAGAVVSYEQLAAAAGRPDAVRAVAGAVARNQIAYVIPCHRVIRKLGAFGGYRWGTERKQAMLCWEAARVLGDAGEEGEDGDREKMQAAGMA; encoded by the coding sequence ATGCCCGTCTCCGACTACGACCGCATCGCCCAGGCGATCCGCTTCATCGAGCAGAACCACCTTCGCCAGCCCACGCTGGACGAGGTGGCGCGGAGCGTGTTCCTGAGCGAGTTCCACTTCCAGCGCCTGTTCCGCCGCTGGGTGGGGATCAGCCCCAAGCGCTTCCTGCAGTTCCTGACCATCGAGCACGCCAAGCGCCGCCTGGACGAGTGCCGCTCGGTGCTCGACGCGACGTACGACGCCGGCCTCAGCAGCCCGGGGCGCCTGCACGACCTGTTCGTCACGCTCGAGGCCGTGACGCCCGGCGAGTACAAGCAGAAGGGCGCGGGACTGCGCATTTCGTACGGCTTCCACGAGACGCCGTTCGGCACCGCGCTGCTGGGCGCCACCGCCCGCGGCCTCTGCTCGCTCGCGTTCGTGGACGAGGGCGGCGAGGGCGAGGCCATCGACGGGCTGCGCGAGCGCTGGGAGCTGGCGGATCTCGACGAGGACGCCCGCGTGACCGCCCCGCTGGCCGCGCGCATCTTCGCGCCCGGCGAGCGCGACGAGCGCCCGATCCCGCTGTTCGTGCAGGGGACGAACCATCAGGTGCGCGTGTGGGAGGCGCTGCTGCGCGTCCCCGCCGGCGCCGTGGTCAGCTACGAGCAGCTCGCCGCCGCCGCGGGGCGGCCGGACGCGGTGCGCGCCGTGGCTGGCGCCGTGGCGCGCAACCAGATCGCCTACGTGATCCCCTGCCACCGCGTGATCCGCAAGCTGGGCGCGTTCGGCGGCTACCGCTGGGGCACCGAGCGCAAGCAGGCGATGCTGTGCTGGGAAGCCGCGCGGGTGCTGGGAGATGCGGGGGAAGAAGGAGAAGATGGGGATCGGGAGAAGATGCAGGCGGCGGGGATGGCGTAG
- a CDS encoding GAF domain-containing sensor histidine kinase, whose product MTVTDPADVLRDPARLAALADTGLPDSGPEEIFDRLTRLAAHLLGAPTALLSLVDDRRQYFKSAAGLPAELAGVRETPLSHSICAHVVAGGAPLIAGDTSADARLRDNPMVTVFGVRAYAGYPVATAGGQVVGSFCVADTETHDWGDAELRALADLAAVAACEVERRRAETVRVRGEQGVREAEGWYRALVEQSIMAIYCYQDGRFLYVNPKTAEIFGRGQAELQQPGALERIIHPDDYPRMAENIRMRLAGEIPTIRYTLRGVRPDGEIIYLDVHGTRTDLGGRPALIGVGYDITDRVRAEREREAAMRARDRFYAMASHELRTPVSTVMLYNDLLLGGMYDPLTAAQREAVERSQSSARHLLDLINDLLDLSKLEAGRMDARHDEVDVAELVRSVAVELTPMAADHGSTLSLELEGRPGPVVGDGLRIRQILMNLLSNAIKFGQGLPIEVRCAAEEGGGVSVAVTDHGGGIAAEDLPRIWEDFVQLGSGDAAGTGLGLPIARRLAELLGGAIEVVSAPDAGSTFRLRLPGAPAEVQG is encoded by the coding sequence GTGACGGTGACCGACCCCGCCGACGTCCTCCGCGACCCCGCGCGCCTGGCCGCGCTCGCCGACACCGGCCTGCCCGACTCGGGTCCCGAGGAGATCTTCGACCGCCTCACCCGCCTGGCCGCGCACCTGCTGGGCGCGCCCACCGCGCTCCTTTCCCTCGTCGACGACCGCCGCCAGTACTTCAAGAGCGCCGCCGGGCTCCCCGCGGAGCTGGCCGGCGTGCGCGAAACCCCGCTCTCGCACTCCATCTGCGCGCACGTGGTGGCCGGCGGCGCCCCGCTCATCGCCGGCGACACCAGCGCCGACGCGCGGCTCCGCGACAACCCCATGGTCACCGTCTTCGGCGTGCGCGCGTACGCCGGCTATCCGGTGGCCACGGCGGGCGGGCAGGTGGTGGGCAGCTTCTGCGTGGCCGATACCGAGACGCACGACTGGGGCGACGCCGAGCTGCGCGCGCTGGCCGACCTGGCCGCCGTGGCCGCCTGCGAGGTGGAGCGCCGCCGCGCCGAGACCGTGCGCGTGCGCGGCGAACAGGGCGTGCGCGAGGCCGAGGGGTGGTACCGCGCGCTGGTCGAGCAGTCGATCATGGCCATCTACTGCTACCAGGACGGCCGTTTCCTCTACGTGAACCCCAAGACGGCCGAGATCTTCGGGCGCGGGCAGGCCGAGCTGCAGCAGCCGGGGGCGCTGGAGCGCATCATCCACCCCGACGACTACCCGCGGATGGCCGAGAACATCCGCATGCGCCTGGCCGGCGAGATCCCCACCATCCGCTACACGCTGCGCGGCGTGCGCCCCGACGGCGAGATCATCTACCTGGACGTGCACGGCACCCGCACCGACCTGGGCGGGCGCCCCGCGCTCATCGGCGTGGGGTACGACATCACCGACCGCGTGCGCGCCGAGCGCGAGCGCGAGGCCGCCATGCGCGCGCGCGACCGCTTCTACGCCATGGCCAGCCACGAGCTGCGCACCCCGGTCAGCACGGTCATGCTGTACAACGACCTGCTGCTGGGCGGGATGTACGACCCGCTCACCGCGGCCCAGCGCGAGGCGGTCGAGCGCTCGCAGTCGTCGGCCAGGCACCTGCTGGACCTCATCAACGACCTGCTGGACCTGTCCAAGCTCGAGGCCGGGCGGATGGACGCGCGCCACGACGAGGTGGACGTGGCCGAGCTGGTGCGGAGCGTGGCCGTGGAGCTCACCCCCATGGCCGCCGACCACGGGAGCACGCTGTCGCTGGAGCTGGAGGGGCGCCCCGGCCCGGTGGTGGGCGACGGGCTGCGCATCCGGCAGATCCTGATGAACCTTCTGTCCAATGCCATCAAGTTCGGCCAGGGGCTCCCCATCGAGGTGCGCTGCGCTGCGGAGGAGGGCGGCGGCGTCTCGGTCGCCGTCACCGACCACGGCGGCGGCATCGCGGCCGAGGACCTGCCGCGCATCTGGGAAGACTTCGTGCAGCTCGGCAGCGGCGACGCCGCGGGCACGGGGCTGGGGCTGCCGATCGCGCGGCGGCTGGCCGAGCTGCTGGGCGGCGCCATCGAGGTGGTGTCCGCCCCGGACGCCGGCAGCACCTTCCGCCTGCGCCTCCCCGGCGCCCCGGCCGAGGTTCAGGGGTAG
- a CDS encoding endonuclease MutS2, with amino-acid sequence MNPHALNVLEYREALDLVARNAASELGGQAVRALEPSADLGWIVPELERVDEMRAFLGGDSGWSIPPIPDARGAVRRLRIEGSVLEAGQLRDLRILLASSRTTRRALLAGGGAERFPLLALVAGGLLDAEKEESAIARAIGDDGAVRDDASPALSRLRRDIRTVRGRLVERLAGYMASLPEHYRVADASVTVRDGRYVIPVRREGRGEVGGIVHDESATGATLFVEPPLAVEAMNRLRELEAEEAREVLRILRELTDRLRPLQPELLATLDALVALDSLYARARYALRVDGRRPAMLPAGTEHYSVVNGRHPILLARTRDVVPFDLMMDGRERTLLISGPNTGGKTVLLKAIGLVSLLAQSGVIPPVSEGTRLPVFREVFADIGDEQSIEASLSTFSAHLKNLREALEGAGFESLVLTDEAGSGTDPVEGGALAAAVLTELTRRSCFTVATTHLGQLKLLAAQEPGIVNASLQFDAERLVPTYRLVKGVPGRSYGLAIARRLGLPQGVLETAEATMPQGERDVGRLLLELEAKEQRLDSTTAQLERERAKTEALQRELEERERDLKQREKDAERRARQQARDLLLKAREEVEAAIRDVRGAADQAGLDEAAKTARRRVEEAAKRQREKAPAERRQRSGTASTPRRQAAELEAGVRVRIESLGRTGTVVELRDGKAMVEAGAMRLLLPRDDLTPLPPGDQGPEKRKATSGYFVHSVEARPEVDLRGMRVDEVETTLGRAIDDAILAGLPSFRIIHGKGTGALRAHVRDLLKADRRISAARPGELFEGGTGVTVVEFG; translated from the coding sequence ATGAATCCGCACGCCCTGAACGTCCTGGAGTACCGCGAGGCGCTGGACCTGGTCGCCCGCAATGCCGCGTCCGAACTGGGCGGGCAGGCGGTGCGCGCGCTGGAGCCCTCGGCCGACCTGGGGTGGATCGTCCCCGAGCTGGAGCGCGTGGACGAGATGCGCGCCTTCCTGGGCGGCGACAGCGGGTGGTCCATCCCCCCCATCCCCGATGCGCGCGGGGCGGTGCGGCGGCTGCGCATCGAGGGGTCGGTGCTCGAGGCCGGGCAGCTGCGCGACCTGCGCATCCTGCTGGCCTCGTCGCGCACCACGCGGCGGGCGCTGCTGGCGGGCGGCGGGGCCGAGCGCTTCCCGCTGCTGGCGCTCGTCGCCGGCGGGCTGCTGGACGCGGAGAAGGAGGAGAGCGCCATCGCCCGCGCCATCGGCGACGACGGCGCGGTGCGCGACGACGCCTCGCCCGCGCTGTCGCGGCTCCGGCGCGACATCAGGACGGTGCGCGGGCGGCTGGTGGAGCGGCTGGCGGGGTACATGGCCTCGCTCCCCGAACACTACCGCGTGGCCGATGCCTCGGTGACCGTGCGCGACGGGCGCTACGTGATCCCCGTGCGCCGCGAGGGGCGCGGCGAGGTGGGCGGCATCGTGCACGACGAGAGCGCCACCGGCGCCACCCTGTTCGTGGAGCCGCCACTGGCCGTCGAGGCCATGAACCGCCTGCGCGAGCTGGAGGCCGAGGAGGCGCGCGAGGTGCTGCGCATCCTGCGCGAGCTCACCGACCGCCTCCGCCCGCTGCAGCCCGAGCTGCTGGCCACGCTCGACGCGCTGGTGGCGCTCGACAGCCTGTACGCGCGCGCCCGCTATGCGCTGCGCGTGGACGGCCGGCGCCCGGCCATGCTCCCCGCCGGCACCGAGCACTACAGCGTGGTGAACGGCCGCCACCCCATCCTGCTGGCGCGCACCCGCGACGTGGTGCCGTTCGACCTGATGATGGACGGGCGCGAGCGCACCCTGCTGATCTCGGGCCCCAACACCGGCGGGAAGACGGTGCTGCTGAAGGCTATCGGCCTGGTCTCGCTGCTGGCGCAGAGCGGGGTAATCCCGCCGGTGAGCGAGGGCACGCGCCTGCCGGTGTTCCGCGAGGTGTTCGCCGACATCGGCGACGAGCAGAGCATCGAGGCGTCGCTCTCCACCTTTAGCGCGCACCTGAAGAACCTGCGCGAGGCGCTGGAGGGCGCCGGCTTCGAAAGCCTGGTGCTGACCGACGAGGCCGGGAGCGGCACCGACCCGGTGGAGGGGGGCGCGCTGGCCGCCGCCGTGCTGACCGAGCTCACGCGGCGCTCCTGCTTCACCGTGGCCACCACGCACCTGGGGCAGCTGAAGCTGCTGGCCGCACAGGAGCCAGGGATCGTGAACGCCTCGCTGCAGTTCGACGCCGAGCGGCTGGTGCCCACCTACCGGCTGGTGAAGGGCGTCCCCGGGCGCTCGTACGGGCTGGCGATCGCGCGCCGACTGGGCCTCCCTCAAGGCGTGCTGGAGACGGCCGAGGCCACCATGCCGCAGGGCGAGCGCGACGTGGGCCGGCTGCTGCTGGAGCTGGAGGCCAAGGAGCAGCGGCTGGACTCGACCACCGCGCAGCTGGAGCGCGAGCGGGCGAAGACCGAGGCGCTGCAGCGGGAGCTGGAAGAGCGCGAGCGCGACCTGAAGCAGCGCGAGAAGGACGCCGAGCGCCGCGCCCGCCAGCAGGCGCGCGACCTGCTGCTGAAGGCGCGCGAGGAGGTGGAGGCCGCCATCCGCGACGTGCGCGGCGCCGCCGACCAGGCGGGGCTCGACGAGGCCGCGAAGACCGCGCGGCGGCGGGTAGAGGAAGCCGCCAAGCGCCAGCGCGAGAAGGCGCCCGCCGAGCGCCGCCAGCGGAGCGGGACGGCGTCGACCCCGCGGCGGCAGGCGGCGGAGCTGGAGGCGGGCGTGCGCGTGCGCATCGAGTCGCTGGGGCGCACGGGAACCGTGGTGGAGCTGCGCGACGGCAAGGCGATGGTGGAGGCGGGCGCCATGCGGCTCCTCCTCCCGCGCGACGACCTGACGCCGCTTCCGCCGGGCGACCAGGGGCCGGAGAAGCGGAAGGCCACCAGCGGCTACTTCGTGCACAGCGTGGAGGCGCGCCCCGAGGTGGACCTGCGCGGGATGCGGGTGGACGAGGTGGAGACCACGCTGGGGCGCGCCATCGACGACGCGATCCTGGCCGGGCTTCCCAGCTTCCGCATCATCCACGGCAAGGGTACCGGCGCGCTGCGGGCCCACGTTCGCGATCTGCTGAAGGCCGACCGCCGCATCTCTGCCGCGCGCCCCGGCGAGCTGTTCGAGGGGGGGACGGGGGTGACGGTGGTGGAGTTCGGGTGA
- a CDS encoding nuclear transport factor 2 family protein, producing the protein MKMLTLALAAAFAAIPHPTAAQHRTSADSAAVANTVARFHAALATADSAGALALLAPDVEVLESGDRETRAEYRAHHLAADIEFARAVRSERGPTRVRVRGDVAWASATSVTRGRFRGRDVNSAGAELMVLIRTPAGWRIAAIHWSSHRRE; encoded by the coding sequence ATGAAGATGCTCACGCTCGCGCTCGCCGCTGCCTTCGCCGCGATCCCCCATCCCACCGCGGCGCAGCATCGCACGTCCGCCGATTCGGCCGCAGTGGCGAACACCGTCGCGCGCTTCCACGCGGCGCTGGCGACGGCGGACAGCGCTGGCGCGCTCGCGCTCCTCGCGCCCGACGTGGAGGTGCTGGAGAGCGGCGACCGTGAGACGCGCGCCGAGTACCGCGCCCACCACCTGGCCGCCGACATCGAGTTCGCGCGAGCGGTGCGCTCCGAGCGCGGCCCCACGCGCGTCCGCGTGCGCGGCGACGTGGCGTGGGCGAGCGCGACCAGCGTCACGCGCGGCCGGTTCCGCGGGCGCGACGTGAACTCCGCCGGCGCCGAGCTGATGGTGCTCATCCGCACCCCTGCCGGCTGGCGCATCGCCGCCATCCACTGGTCCTCGCACCGCCGGGAATGA
- a CDS encoding M28 family metallopeptidase encodes MHRLLRRGAPALLAALALAPHLAAQQPLDARYRDAANRLIGAALADSFAYNRLATMVDRFGNRLSGSASLEATIDWAMEQMRADGLQNVHGEAVMVPHWVRGEESAELVLPRAVPLHMIGLGGSVATPPGGITADVIVVGSEQELAARGAEARGKIILFDVPFTTYGETVRWRTAGALAAAKAGAVAALIRSVSSFSMQNPHTGSMRYPDSTVARIPGAAVSVEDAMMLHRMQARGERIRVHLTMGARTLPDAPSRNVVAEIVGSERPDEVVVISGHLDSWDVGTGAMDDGGGSVAAWEAVRLMHRLGLRPRRTVRVVLWTNEENGTRGGQGYRDQHRGQLDRHMLAIESDNGVFRPNGFRFQGSDAALATLRQIARLLEPIGATKMDPGEGEADVGPMIALGVPGLGLDVDGTRYFWYHHSSADTLDKLDPQEMARCVAAMAVMAYVVADMPESLPHQVPAAR; translated from the coding sequence ATGCACCGTCTTCTCCGCCGCGGCGCGCCGGCGCTGCTGGCCGCCCTCGCGCTGGCGCCGCATCTGGCCGCGCAGCAGCCGCTGGACGCGCGGTACCGCGACGCCGCCAACCGCCTGATCGGGGCCGCGCTCGCCGACAGCTTCGCCTACAACCGCCTGGCCACGATGGTCGACCGCTTCGGCAACCGCCTGAGCGGCTCGGCCAGCCTGGAGGCGACCATCGACTGGGCGATGGAGCAGATGCGCGCCGACGGCCTGCAGAACGTGCACGGCGAGGCAGTGATGGTTCCGCACTGGGTGCGCGGGGAGGAGAGCGCCGAGCTCGTGCTCCCGCGCGCGGTGCCGCTGCACATGATCGGGCTGGGCGGCAGCGTGGCCACCCCGCCGGGCGGCATCACCGCCGACGTGATCGTGGTGGGGAGCGAGCAGGAGCTGGCCGCGCGCGGCGCCGAGGCGCGCGGAAAGATCATCCTCTTCGACGTCCCCTTCACCACCTACGGCGAGACGGTGCGCTGGCGCACGGCGGGCGCGCTGGCGGCGGCGAAGGCGGGCGCGGTGGCGGCGCTGATCCGCTCCGTATCCTCCTTCTCCATGCAGAACCCGCACACCGGGTCCATGCGCTACCCCGACAGCACCGTCGCCCGCATCCCCGGCGCGGCCGTCAGCGTGGAGGACGCGATGATGCTGCACCGCATGCAGGCGCGCGGCGAGCGCATCCGCGTGCACCTGACGATGGGCGCGCGGACGCTCCCCGACGCGCCCTCGCGCAACGTCGTGGCGGAAATCGTGGGGAGCGAGCGCCCCGACGAGGTCGTGGTCATCAGCGGCCACCTGGATTCGTGGGACGTGGGGACGGGGGCGATGGACGACGGCGGCGGGAGCGTGGCCGCGTGGGAGGCGGTGCGGCTGATGCACCGGCTGGGGCTGCGCCCGCGGCGGACCGTGCGCGTCGTGCTCTGGACCAACGAGGAGAACGGCACCCGCGGCGGGCAGGGGTACCGCGACCAGCACCGGGGGCAGCTGGACCGGCACATGCTGGCCATCGAGAGCGACAACGGCGTCTTCCGCCCCAACGGCTTCCGCTTCCAGGGCTCCGACGCGGCGCTGGCGACCCTGCGCCAGATCGCCCGCCTGCTGGAGCCGATCGGCGCCACGAAGATGGACCCGGGCGAGGGCGAGGCCGACGTGGGGCCGATGATCGCGCTGGGCGTGCCCGGCCTGGGGCTGGACGTGGACGGCACGCGCTACTTCTGGTACCACCACAGCAGCGCCGACACCCTCGACAAGCTGGACCCGCAGGAGATGGCCAGGTGCGTGGCCGCCATGGCCGTGATGGCCTACGTGGTCGCCGACATGCCGGAATCGCTCCCGCACCAGGTTCCCGCCGCGCGCTAG
- the dnaG gene encoding DNA primase, which translates to MPIPDHLVEQIRDAADIVEILSEHTRLKRSGRTFRGPCPLHGGEGPNFSVDPAKGFYKCFVCGEGGTVYTFLMKHLGMSYPDAIRWTAARVGIEVPDEREERPEEDPHRHYYEVNEFARDWFRRQLWEEEGGKGAREYLERRGVGREPAERFGLGWAPEEWRAFGDAARHHGIPDWLLLELGLVKESTKGGREPYDVFRGRVIFPIVDLAGRVVAFGGRILGQAEEHVPKYLNSPETPVYSKGRTLYGLNWSKNAIRREETALVVEGYMDYVSLASHGVGNAVAPLGTAMTEEQAALIGRYCGRAILLYDSDKAGLKATFRSGDELLRAGVEVLVATLPEGEDPDSLVRGKGAAALKRYLDDAVDVLERKIQILERKDYFGSIRGTRQAIDSLLPTVRAAADEVMRGVYIQRISEKTGVPRETLEKEAAEAPAHERRAGAPPRDRGTPPPHAPHHGGHARPEDVGAMTRAVMERHLPERILLLLMLRDEAWVERAAGDLSPGDFRHPPYGAVFAGLVEAEGRRDAEGEWLNVFPPEVLPLVEELRGDPEAATLVPADQFFNGSLQLIRARSIQARLAEIARELSVAAPEQQLMLFREKKQLTDELRGTSGYLRKAGLMKAPLVLTERPVNGPYGS; encoded by the coding sequence ATGCCGATCCCCGACCACCTCGTCGAACAGATCCGCGACGCCGCGGACATCGTGGAGATCCTCTCGGAGCACACGCGCCTCAAGCGCTCCGGGCGGACCTTCCGCGGGCCGTGCCCCCTGCACGGCGGCGAGGGGCCCAACTTCTCGGTCGACCCCGCCAAGGGGTTCTACAAGTGCTTCGTGTGCGGCGAGGGCGGCACCGTCTACACCTTCCTCATGAAGCACCTGGGGATGAGCTACCCCGACGCCATCCGCTGGACCGCGGCGCGCGTGGGGATCGAGGTGCCCGACGAGCGCGAGGAGCGCCCCGAGGAAGACCCGCACCGGCACTACTACGAGGTGAACGAGTTCGCCCGCGACTGGTTCCGCCGCCAGCTGTGGGAGGAAGAGGGCGGGAAGGGCGCGCGCGAGTACCTGGAGCGGCGCGGCGTGGGGCGCGAGCCGGCCGAGCGCTTCGGGCTGGGATGGGCGCCCGAGGAGTGGCGCGCCTTCGGCGACGCGGCGCGCCACCACGGCATCCCCGACTGGCTGCTGCTGGAGCTGGGGCTGGTGAAGGAATCGACCAAGGGCGGACGCGAGCCGTACGATGTGTTCCGCGGGCGCGTCATCTTCCCCATCGTGGACCTGGCCGGCCGCGTGGTGGCCTTCGGCGGGCGCATCCTGGGGCAGGCCGAGGAGCACGTTCCCAAGTACCTGAACTCCCCCGAGACCCCCGTCTACAGCAAGGGGCGCACGCTGTACGGGCTGAACTGGTCCAAGAACGCCATCCGCCGCGAGGAGACCGCGCTGGTGGTGGAGGGCTACATGGACTACGTGTCGCTGGCGTCGCATGGGGTAGGGAACGCGGTGGCGCCGCTGGGCACGGCCATGACCGAGGAGCAGGCGGCGCTCATCGGGCGCTACTGCGGCCGCGCCATCCTCCTGTACGACAGCGACAAGGCGGGGTTGAAGGCCACCTTCCGCTCGGGCGACGAGCTGCTGCGGGCCGGCGTCGAGGTCCTGGTGGCCACCCTTCCCGAGGGCGAGGACCCGGACTCGCTGGTGCGCGGCAAGGGAGCGGCGGCGCTGAAGCGCTACCTGGACGACGCGGTCGACGTGCTGGAGCGCAAGATCCAGATCCTGGAGCGCAAGGACTACTTCGGCTCCATCCGCGGCACCCGCCAGGCCATCGACTCGCTGCTGCCCACGGTGCGCGCCGCCGCCGACGAGGTGATGCGCGGCGTGTACATCCAGCGCATCTCCGAGAAGACCGGTGTCCCGCGCGAAACGCTGGAGAAGGAGGCGGCCGAGGCCCCCGCGCACGAGCGCCGCGCGGGTGCGCCGCCGCGCGACCGGGGCACACCGCCGCCGCACGCGCCGCACCACGGCGGCCACGCGCGCCCCGAGGACGTGGGCGCCATGACGCGCGCGGTGATGGAGCGGCACCTCCCCGAGCGCATCCTGCTGCTGCTGATGCTGCGCGACGAGGCGTGGGTGGAGCGCGCGGCGGGCGACCTGTCGCCCGGCGACTTCCGCCACCCGCCGTACGGGGCGGTGTTCGCAGGGCTGGTCGAGGCCGAGGGACGGCGCGACGCCGAGGGCGAGTGGCTGAACGTGTTCCCCCCCGAGGTGCTGCCGCTGGTCGAGGAGCTGCGCGGCGACCCCGAGGCGGCCACGCTGGTGCCGGCCGACCAGTTCTTCAACGGGAGCCTGCAGCTGATCCGCGCGCGCAGCATCCAGGCGCGTCTGGCCGAGATCGCGCGCGAGCTGAGCGTGGCCGCCCCCGAGCAGCAGCTGATGCTGTTCCGCGAGAAGAAGCAGCTCACCGACGAGCTCCGCGGCACCAGCGGCTACCTGCGCAAGGCGGGGCTGATGAAGGCGCCGCTGGTGCTCACGGAGCGGCCGGTGAACGGGCCGTACGGATCGTAA
- the mug gene encoding G/U mismatch-specific DNA glycosylase yields the protein MEKPRRPTPEEIRAADGKTLPDVIAPELDVLFCGINPGLYTAAVGHHFARPGNRFWKALHAGGFTPRVLNPWEEQELLRYGCGITNVVARATTAAAELTPAELAEGGRLLEARVARYAPRWLAVLGLGAYRTAFARPKAAMGPQEETVGGAGVWILPNPSGLNANYRPDDFARLFRELKDAAGSGRRG from the coding sequence ATGGAGAAACCGCGACGGCCCACGCCCGAAGAGATCCGCGCCGCGGACGGGAAGACGCTGCCGGACGTGATCGCGCCGGAGCTGGACGTGCTCTTCTGCGGGATCAACCCCGGGCTGTACACGGCCGCCGTGGGGCACCACTTCGCGCGGCCGGGAAACCGCTTCTGGAAGGCGCTGCACGCGGGCGGCTTCACCCCGCGGGTGCTGAACCCGTGGGAGGAGCAGGAGCTGCTGCGCTACGGCTGCGGCATCACCAACGTCGTGGCGCGCGCCACCACCGCCGCCGCCGAGCTCACGCCCGCCGAGCTGGCCGAGGGCGGGCGGCTGCTGGAAGCGCGCGTGGCCCGGTATGCGCCGCGCTGGCTGGCCGTCCTCGGCCTCGGCGCCTACCGCACCGCCTTCGCGCGGCCCAAAGCAGCGATGGGGCCACAGGAGGAGACGGTCGGCGGGGCGGGCGTCTGGATCCTCCCCAACCCCAGCGGCCTCAACGCCAACTACCGCCCCGACGACTTCGCCCGCCTCTTCCGCGAGCTGAAGGACGCGGCCGGGAGCGGGCGGAGGGGGTGA
- a CDS encoding alanine racemase — translation MTKNPMTLDELETPAAVVDVDRMHANLRRAAEYCRAHGLAWRPHAKTHKIPALAAEQVRAGAVGVTVATPREAEVMAPAVDDLLLAYPPVGRAKLDRLMALPARVRLTVGLDSREALRGLAEAARAAGRRVGVLVEFDAGMHRVGVQSPGDAVALAREAAELEMVDYRGVMLYPGHIRSRVAEQDAALRDLSATVRRVADALADAGVPPEVVSGGSTPTFWRSHEIGGLTEVRPGTNIFNDRTTAEIGACGWDEVAYSVLATVVSTSVPGQAVVDAGSKALSREELRAEGGGFGALLERPGVVVKGVSEEHGLLDLAGTDWRPRVGDRVRVVPNHVCVSVNLQERLWGIRGDELVAEWPVAGRGRGPL, via the coding sequence ATGACTAAAAATCCAATGACGCTGGACGAGCTGGAAACGCCCGCGGCCGTGGTCGACGTGGACCGCATGCACGCCAACCTGCGGCGCGCGGCCGAGTACTGCCGCGCGCACGGGCTGGCGTGGCGCCCGCACGCCAAGACGCACAAGATCCCCGCGCTGGCGGCCGAGCAGGTGCGCGCGGGCGCGGTCGGCGTCACCGTGGCCACCCCGCGCGAGGCGGAGGTGATGGCGCCGGCGGTGGACGACCTGCTGCTGGCGTATCCCCCCGTCGGCCGCGCCAAGCTGGACCGCCTGATGGCGCTCCCCGCGCGCGTCCGGCTCACCGTGGGCCTCGACTCGCGCGAGGCCCTGCGCGGGCTGGCGGAGGCGGCGCGCGCGGCGGGGCGGCGCGTGGGCGTGCTCGTCGAGTTCGACGCGGGGATGCACCGCGTGGGCGTGCAATCTCCCGGCGACGCGGTTGCCCTGGCGCGCGAGGCGGCGGAGCTGGAGATGGTCGACTACCGCGGCGTGATGCTGTACCCCGGCCACATCCGCAGCCGCGTGGCGGAGCAGGATGCCGCCCTCCGCGACCTCTCCGCCACCGTCCGCCGCGTCGCCGACGCGCTGGCGGATGCGGGCGTGCCGCCGGAGGTCGTCAGTGGCGGGTCCACGCCCACGTTCTGGCGCTCGCACGAGATCGGCGGGCTGACGGAGGTGCGGCCGGGAACCAACATCTTCAACGACCGCACGACCGCCGAGATCGGCGCCTGCGGCTGGGACGAGGTCGCGTACTCGGTGCTGGCGACGGTCGTCAGCACCTCCGTGCCCGGGCAGGCGGTGGTCGACGCGGGCTCCAAGGCCCTGTCGCGCGAGGAATTGCGGGCCGAGGGCGGCGGCTTCGGCGCGCTGCTGGAGCGCCCCGGGGTCGTGGTGAAGGGCGTCTCCGAAGAGCACGGCCTCCTCGACCTTGCCGGGACCGACTGGCGGCCGCGCGTGGGCGACCGGGTGCGGGTGGTGCCGAACCACGTCTGCGTCTCCGTCAATCTCCAGGAACGGCTCTGGGGGATCCGGGGCGACGAACTCGTGGCGGAGTGGCCGGTGGCGGGGCGGGGACGGGGTCCGCTTTGA